AGCCGGTTCATTTGATATCGATAAAGTGCGCGCTGCATCACCGGGTATTGAGTTGACCACTGCACCGGAAGGCTATGTAAAAGTTCACCCCAATCATCATCTTTGGTCAAAAACCCGTATCGGTCATGCGCGTCCTGATGGTCAATACGATGTGGTATTTGAAACCACTGAGTTGATCGAGCCAGATCCATTCCCGAAAGGTTATCAATAACTGTCAACTGCAGCCAGCCATTGCGCTGGCTGCCAAGTATTAAGAATTGGCCAGTGTGAGTGAGGAATAGTGTTCAATTTAAAACGCGCCGTAAATACATCCATGTAGGCTCGAATCGGCATCCATGCCTCATACGGTTTTAAATCAAACACTATTCCTCACTTCCAGGTTCATCAGTAATTTCTTATGCGAGATGATGAGGTGCAGCTATGTTTGCTGAATACAGTAGCTCGGAATTAATGTCGATCTTTGCGATGCAAGGTGTAGCAGGGTTGATTTTATTTTCGGTGTTTGTGCTCATGGCCCTGGGGCTTGCCATTATTTTTGGGCAAATGGGTGTGATTAACATGGCGCACGGTGAGTTTATGATTCTCGGTGCCTACGTCACTTATTTAACATCCAATGTGTTTTCTACTTACCTGCCAGAATTTTTCAGTATCTATTTTATTCTCGCCATGATCCTCGCGTTTATCGTTGCCGCTGCGCTGGGTGCGTTGGTGGAATGGTCGATGATTCGACATTTGTATAACCGGCCACTGGATACGCTGCTGGCGACCTGGGGTTTGAGTTTAATTTTGCAACAACTTTATCGCACTGTGTTTGGCGCTCGTGAAGTGGGTGTGACTTTGCCTGATTGGCTAATGGGCTCTTATCAATTAACCGACACCATTGAATTACCGATTAATGGTTTATTTGTAATGTGTTTGGCGCTCGGCATTTCACTCGCCGTTGCATTATTAAT
The nucleotide sequence above comes from Cellvibrio sp. PSBB023. Encoded proteins:
- the urtB gene encoding urea ABC transporter permease subunit UrtB, which gives rise to MFAEYSSSELMSIFAMQGVAGLILFSVFVLMALGLAIIFGQMGVINMAHGEFMILGAYVTYLTSNVFSTYLPEFFSIYFILAMILAFIVAAALGALVEWSMIRHLYNRPLDTLLATWGLSLILQQLYRTVFGAREVGVTLPDWLMGSYQLTDTIELPINGLFVMCLALGISLAVALLMYRSRWGTQVRAVVQNRPMAGAVGINTAKVDRITFALGCGIAGVAGSAFTMIGSTGPTSGQLYIVDTFLVVVFGGASSLLGTIASAFSISQAQSTMEFFMSGSMSKVLTLLFVVVILMLRPQGLFTLKVRR